Sequence from the Thermoanaerobaculia bacterium genome:
CGCGGAATCTGCGCCTGCATCCCGGCGAGCCTCGCCACCGCCTCCTCGACCGGCACCGCCGCGCGCTCGAGCAGCATCTGCCGCGCGAGCGTCGCCCGGTTGAGCGCCCGGCGCGAGAGCTCCGGGGAACCGGCGTTCGCAGGCGGCTTCGCGCGGGTTCGGGTGGCCATCGAGGAAAGTCGAAAAGGACCAGGAAAGGAAGGACCTGGCCGTCAGGCTCGAGGGTTGCCCGATGAGGTACCGAGCTCCGGGCCGCTCACGGAACGGCCGCCGACCAGGCGCCGGTGGTGCCGGTTACGAAGCCGTCGAGAAAGATCAGGTTACTGGTGCAAGCGCTGGGGATCTGGGTGTGGGTGACGGCGATGTCGTCGACGTACCAGCCCTCGCCGGTCACCCCGGAGTCGGTGCCATAGCGCCAGGCGAGGCGGACGCTCTGGCCGGCGTAGGCCGAGAGATCGATGGTGCGCTGCTGCCAGGTTCCCAGCTGTCCCATGCTCGAGAACGCCGGCGTGCCGTTGGCGAGTGCCGTCGTGCAGGCGTTGCCACCGTTCGAGATCGTGTTCGGATAGCCCGGCGGACTCGGCGTGAGACGGGTCCAGGTGGCTCCGCCGTTGGTCGAGATCTCGACGATGCCGCCGTCGAAGCCGGCTTCGATGTCCCAGATCGTCCAGAACGAGAGCTCGGGGCTCTGCGCCGCGGAGAGCGCGAGCGGCATCTCCAGAGTGATGCAGGCGTTGTTGGCGTCGATCGAGTAGAAGCTGTGGGTGCCGGTGCGCTTGCGCGCTGGCGACAGATGCCAGCCGGCGTGCTCGGGCGCCAGCGCCTCGGAGTTGGCGAGAGCGTCGTCGGAACCTCCTCCCAGGGTGTCGAGCGGCGGATCGCCGGGCTCGGCGCCGGTCGCGAACGTCCCGTCGATCGCCGGGCCGGTCGCGGTCGCCCCGAGATGCACGATGTTCGAGTCCTCGTTGCTGCTCGCACTGTCGACCGCGCGCACGACGTAGAAGCTGGGCGTCAGCGAAGGGGCGCTGGTGTCGACATGGGAAAGTCCCGACAGGCCCTGCGCGATGCGGTTGGCGGGAGAGGGGACGAAGCTGTCGGTGGCGCCGCGATAGACCGAGTAGGTCGCCGGCCCGCCGCAATAGACGGTGCTCGGTGTCCAGCCGAGATCGACGGCGCAGGAAGCCGTCCCCTGGTTCGTCGCGCTGGCGATGCCGACAAAGGCGGGCGGTGCGGTGCAGGTGCCGGTCGTCGAGGCTTCGACGCAGGCCGAGGCCGGCGAGCCGCAGATTCCGGTCGCATCGCGCTCCGCGATGCGATAGCCGTAGGTCACGACGCCGGAGGCCGTGAGGTCGTCGAACGCCGGCGACGCGAGCCCCGTGGCGACGGTCTCGAAGGTCCCGCTACAGCCCCCCAGCGCACGCTCTACCTTGAAGGTCGCTCCTGGCGCCCCGGAGCCGGTCCAGTCGAGGTCGATGCGGTGATCGCCGTTGGGGCTCGCCTGAAGTCCCGAAGGCGCGGCGGGCGCGGTGCAGAGGTTCGTCGGGCGCAGAATGAACAGACCCTGCGAGATGTGGGAAACCGGGATATTGCCGCTCTCGAAGAACGGGTAGTTGTTCCAGGTGCCGTCGAAGACGTCGTCGTTGTTGAGCGGGAAGAGATCGAAGAAGCCGACCTCGGTGAGTTGCGCCTGCGCGAGGTCGGTGAGCGCCAGGATGCGAAGGCCGGAGGTGTAGTTCGATTCGAAGACGAAGTTGGCGCGCACGTAGAGGTTGTGATCGATTGCCGGGGTCGAATGGCTGAAATAGCCGTTTGCGCCGGCGAGCACGAGGTTGTCGAGATCGAGCGCGTCGAAGATGTAGGTGCGTGTCGGCGTGACGCCGTTCTCGTCGAGCTCGTCGTTGAGCAGGATGTAGCGGTGGTCGTCGGTGAACCAGGCCTGATGGCTGTATCCGGCATTGTTGTAGTGCAGGCTGTCGAGCCGCACCGGCACAGCATGGTTCGTCACATCGACGATGTCGAGGTTGTGCGCCGAGCCGCGCGCCGCGAGGCAGATCTCGTGGCCGGTGTAGGTGGTGTCGGGGCCGTGATACACGAAGCACTGATTTTCGTGAATGTAGCCGCCGTCGTTGTAGCACGCGACGAACTGCGGGCTCGCCGGGTTGGCGAGATTCACGATGTGCATGCCGGTGCCGCAGGTGTTGCTGCCCACGAGATAGGCGTAGCCGGTCTCGCGGGTGATCGAAATGGTGTGAGTGTTGGTGACGCCGGCATAGTGCGCCGTTTCGGCGAAGGTCACCGGCGGCACGGCGACGTCGCGCAGCTGTCGCAGGTCGAAGACCTGCATGCCGTGCGCCCCGCCGTTGTCCACGACGATGTAGGCGTGGTCGGCGTACTCACGGACGTCGCGCCAGGTCGAGACGATTCCGGCGTGGCTCGGGAGCTTGCCGGCGTAGACGGGGTTCTCCGGATCGGTGATGTCGATGAAGGCGGTGCCGTTGTTGAGGCCGAGCAGCACCCACTCGTGGCCCGTCACCGGATCGGTCCAACCCCAGAGGCTGTTGGTCTTGACGGTTCCGCCCGCCGTGCCGAAGGTCGTGTGCGGCATGAACTCCACGAGATCGATGTTGCTGCAGGGATAGACGCCGCCCGCCATGCCGCCGATACAGGCCTGGACATGCTCGGGGGCGAGGGGCGAAGGCCCCGCGTCCGCCTGTGCGAGCTCGGCGGTGACCTGTTCGAGGTGGGCGGCATCCGCGGCGGGCGGCTCGTCGGCCCGGAGGCGGCCGGAGGTCGAATCGAGCAGAAGAGCCCCGAGACAGAATGCGAGCGACGGGAACGACTTCCGGGTCAGCATCTCGTTGGTTCTCCGGCGGTGGCGGGCGGGTTTGGAAGGCGGCAGGCTAGCAGAAGCGCCGCCGGGCGGGAATTCCCTTCTCCACAGCGCTCCCTGCGCCCGGCAGCAGGCCCGGGTAAACTCATTGAATGCGGCCGTCGCTCGTGCTCGGCATCGAAACCAGCTGTGACGACACCGCCTGCGCGGTGGTCGACAGCGAGGGGCGGGTGCTCGCTTCGGTGGTCTCCTCCCAGCTCGCGGTCCACCGGCCCTACGGCGGCGTCGTGCCGGAGCTCGCCTCGCGCGAGCAGCTCGCCAACTGGCCGGCGGTCTACGCCGAGACCCTGGCGCGCGCCGGGGTGACGATCGACGACATCGGCGCGATCGCCGCGACCTCGGGGCCCGGGCTCATCGGTTCGCTGCTCGTCGGGTTGTCGCTCGGACGCGCCCTCGCCTGGGCGCGCGGCCTGCCGTTTCTCGCCGTGCACCACCTCGAAGGGCACCTCTACTCGCCCTGGCTCACGACCGACGGCACACCGGCGGCGCCCTTCCCCGAGCGCTTCGTGGGGCTGGTCGTTTCCGGCGGGCACACCAGCCTCTACCGCGTGCGTCCGGCGGGAGCGTCACGGGCGGCGAGGTCGGCGGCCTCCGGCGACCCTCGCTCGATCACTCTCGTCGCCGAGACCCGGGACGACGCCTTCGGCGAGGCGTTCGACAAGTTCGGCAAGCGCTTAGGGCTGCCTTACCCGCAGGGGCCGCTTCTCGACCGGCTCGCCGAGCGGGGTGACGCCGCGGCGGCTCCGGTCGCCCGGCTCGTCGGCACGGAGGAGCTGTTCTTCTCCTACTCCGGCCTGAAGACCCAGGCGGTGAGCGCGCTCGAGAAGCTCGAAGCGCGGGGGCTGCGCATGCCGCCGCCGGCGCTTCTGTCCGAGCAGCCCGAAGCTGCCCTGGAGGCCATTGCCCAACCGTTCCTCGACCTCGCCGCCGGTTTCCGGGAGTCCGCCGTGCGCCAGGTCCTCGACCGGCTCACCCGGCTGCATCGCCGGGAGCCGTTCACGGAGCTCGCGGTCTCGGGCGGCGCGGCGGCGAACCGGCTGCTGCGCCGAAGACTCCCGGAATGGGCAGCGGAGCGCGCGGTGGCGCTACGCCTGGTGCCGCTCCTCTATTCGGGGGACAACGCGGCGATGATCGCTTTCGCGGCCGTCGCGCGGCAGGCAAGAGGCGAGCTCGACGACCCCTTGCTCGCGGAGGCGGCGAGCCGGCTGCCGCTCGGCGCATGAAGCCGAGCCCCATCATCGACCTCCTCTGGCTGCCGGTCAATGCGCTGCAGCTCCTGGCGACCTGGCTGTGGTCCGCGTTCTGGATCAGCGTCGCCCTGATCGTCGCGTCGGTCGGCCGGCGGCGCGGGCCGGCGCTCTGGCTGGCGCGCCATGTCTGGGCGCCCGGCATGGTCGCCATCGGTCTGTCGCGCCTGCGGATCGTCGGGCGCGGACGACTCGACCTGCGTCGCCCCTGCTTCTTCGTCGCCAACCACCAATCCTGGCTCGATATCCCGGTGCTCTTTGCCGCCGTGCCGGCGCCGCTCCATTTCATCGCCAAGCAGGAGCTCGCGCGGGTGCCGTTTCTCGGCTGGTACATCTCCGCGATGGGCATGGTCTTCGTCGATCGCAGCGCGCGCCGCAAGGCACTCTCGAGCGTCAGCGCGGCCGGCGAGCTGCTCGCCGCAGGCGGCAGCCTGGTCTCCTTTCCCGAGGGGACACGGTCGGCGCCGGGCGAGCTCGGTCGCTTCAAGACCGGCGGCTTCGCGGCAGTGCTCGACTCGCCGGCGCGCGCCGTCGACGTCGTGCCGGTGGGAATCGTCGGAGCGGGCAGGATCCTGCCGCGCGGTGGCTTCAAAGTGCGTCCGGGCCGTGTCGAGGTGCGCTTCGGCGAGCCGATTCCGGTGGCCGGCCTCGAGCGCGAGGATCGCGGTGCGCTCGCGCGTCGGGCCGAGGCGGCGGTCGCCGCCCTGCTCGGGTTGCCGGCCCGCGCCGCCGGCGCGAACGCCGCCGATCCTCCGGACACCGTTACCCCGGCCGCTCCACGGGAAGCCCCGGAAGAGAGCGCTCGAGCGTCGCGCAACAGCACCGATGGGGCGGTCGGTCTAAGATCGGGAGCGCAATGAGGAGACGACCGATGCGCAAGAGCGACGGGTTCGATCACCGCTGGGCCGCCATAGCGCTCGGCCTGATGCTCACCGGTCGGGCGCTCGCCCCGGCGATGCTCGGCGCGGAGGAGCTGCCGCCGCGCTTCCGCGAAGCGGTCGACCTGTTCGCTGCCGGCAAATTCAAGGAGTGCCAGATCGCCTTCACCCAGGCGGCCGGCGCCGCCCCGCGTGCTGGCCTCGCGGCGCGGGCCGCCTACGGCGCGGCCTGCTGCGCCGCCGTGCGCAACGACCTCGACGGCGGCTACGAGGCGCTGGCGCTGGCGCTGGACAACGGCTTCGTCGACCTCGAGCGGGCGCTCGCCGACCCGCGTCTCGAGACGCTGCGTGCCGACGCGCGATGGATGCGCTTCATCACCCTCCTCGAGGAGCGGCAACAGATGCACCAGAAGGCGCTCGATCCCGATCTCCTGCGCCTCTATCTCGAGTTCCAGGCGGAGCGCGACACCATCGCCCGCGAGCTGCCCGCGACCGGAGCACCGGCCGCCGCCGCCGCGCCCACCGCCGCCTGGGTCGAGCGCAGCCTGGCGCGGCGGCAAGAGGCCGCGGGGCTGGTGAGCCGAGGACGCGTACGCCAGCCCGAGGATGCCTTTCACGCCGCCGCGCTTCTGGTCGAGAGCGAACGCCCGGCGGAGGTCGCGCTCGCCGCTGAATTGGGGCGCCAGGCCCTCGCCCGGGATCCGGATCTCCTGGCCGCCCGCCCGCTGGTCGCAACGGCGGTCGACCGCGGCGAGATGCTCGCCGGCAAGCCGCAGAAGTACGGCACGCAACTGGTCGAAGAGGGCGGCAGGTGGAAGGTCTACGCCGTCGACCCTGCGGTGACCGATGCGGAACGTGCCGAATGGGGTCTGCCCCCGCTCGCCGACGCCGTAGCGCAGGCTGCGGAGATCAACCTGCGTGCCGCGACGCAGAAGCGCCCGCCGGAGCGTGCTCCGGCATCGCCCGCGCCGCCCCCATCCCCGGCGCCGACGCCGCCCAGCTAGCGCCGCAGCGCCTCGCGCGGCGGGGGCGCGCCCGGAACTGTGTACAAAAGGGGCGCGACCCAACCCGGGCCGCGCGGTCGCGAAGCCCCGTCCGCAGGGCGTTTGCGGCCCCTCGCGTGCTGGCACTCCTCTTGCCTTGAGGTTCTCCTGAAACTGCCGGGAGACGAGTT
This genomic interval carries:
- a CDS encoding 1-acyl-sn-glycerol-3-phosphate acyltransferase — its product is MKPSPIIDLLWLPVNALQLLATWLWSAFWISVALIVASVGRRRGPALWLARHVWAPGMVAIGLSRLRIVGRGRLDLRRPCFFVANHQSWLDIPVLFAAVPAPLHFIAKQELARVPFLGWYISAMGMVFVDRSARRKALSSVSAAGELLAAGGSLVSFPEGTRSAPGELGRFKTGGFAAVLDSPARAVDVVPVGIVGAGRILPRGGFKVRPGRVEVRFGEPIPVAGLEREDRGALARRAEAAVAALLGLPARAAGANAADPPDTVTPAAPREAPEESARASRNSTDGAVGLRSGAQ
- a CDS encoding choice-of-anchor B family protein, which translates into the protein MLTRKSFPSLAFCLGALLLDSTSGRLRADEPPAADAAHLEQVTAELAQADAGPSPLAPEHVQACIGGMAGGVYPCSNIDLVEFMPHTTFGTAGGTVKTNSLWGWTDPVTGHEWVLLGLNNGTAFIDITDPENPVYAGKLPSHAGIVSTWRDVREYADHAYIVVDNGGAHGMQVFDLRQLRDVAVPPVTFAETAHYAGVTNTHTISITRETGYAYLVGSNTCGTGMHIVNLANPASPQFVACYNDGGYIHENQCFVYHGPDTTYTGHEICLAARGSAHNLDIVDVTNHAVPVRLDSLHYNNAGYSHQAWFTDDHRYILLNDELDENGVTPTRTYIFDALDLDNLVLAGANGYFSHSTPAIDHNLYVRANFVFESNYTSGLRILALTDLAQAQLTEVGFFDLFPLNNDDVFDGTWNNYPFFESGNIPVSHISQGLFILRPTNLCTAPAAPSGLQASPNGDHRIDLDWTGSGAPGATFKVERALGGCSGTFETVATGLASPAFDDLTASGVVTYGYRIAERDATGICGSPASACVEASTTGTCTAPPAFVGIASATNQGTASCAVDLGWTPSTVYCGGPATYSVYRGATDSFVPSPANRIAQGLSGLSHVDTSAPSLTPSFYVVRAVDSASSNEDSNIVHLGATATGPAIDGTFATGAEPGDPPLDTLGGGSDDALANSEALAPEHAGWHLSPARKRTGTHSFYSIDANNACITLEMPLALSAAQSPELSFWTIWDIEAGFDGGIVEISTNGGATWTRLTPSPPGYPNTISNGGNACTTALANGTPAFSSMGQLGTWQQRTIDLSAYAGQSVRLAWRYGTDSGVTGEGWYVDDIAVTHTQIPSACTSNLIFLDGFVTGTTGAWSAAVP
- the tsaD gene encoding tRNA (adenosine(37)-N6)-threonylcarbamoyltransferase complex transferase subunit TsaD; this encodes MRPSLVLGIETSCDDTACAVVDSEGRVLASVVSSQLAVHRPYGGVVPELASREQLANWPAVYAETLARAGVTIDDIGAIAATSGPGLIGSLLVGLSLGRALAWARGLPFLAVHHLEGHLYSPWLTTDGTPAAPFPERFVGLVVSGGHTSLYRVRPAGASRAARSAASGDPRSITLVAETRDDAFGEAFDKFGKRLGLPYPQGPLLDRLAERGDAAAAPVARLVGTEELFFSYSGLKTQAVSALEKLEARGLRMPPPALLSEQPEAALEAIAQPFLDLAAGFRESAVRQVLDRLTRLHRREPFTELAVSGGAAANRLLRRRLPEWAAERAVALRLVPLLYSGDNAAMIAFAAVARQARGELDDPLLAEAASRLPLGA